The following coding sequences lie in one Pseudomonas sp. B33.4 genomic window:
- a CDS encoding TIGR01777 family oxidoreductase: MHILLTGGTGLIGRQLCRHWLGQGHRLTVWSRKPEKVANICGAQVRGIARLEDIGEEPVDAIVNLAGAPIADRPWTHRRKALLWSSRIKLTETLLAWLDTRTQKPALLISGSAIGWYGDGGERELTEESPPVIDDFASQLCIAWEETALRAESLGIRVVLVRTGLVLSAEGGFLSRLLLPFKLGLGGPLGNGRQWMPWIHINDQIALIDFLLHREQATGPYNACAPQPVRNREFAKTLGSVLHRPAFMPMPTLALKVGLGEMSLLLLGGQKALPARLLEAGFTFQFTDLRAALDDLSGRL; this comes from the coding sequence ATGCACATATTGCTGACCGGCGGTACTGGTTTGATAGGACGTCAGCTCTGCCGACACTGGTTGGGGCAGGGCCATCGCCTGACGGTGTGGAGCCGCAAACCGGAAAAAGTCGCGAACATCTGTGGTGCGCAGGTGCGTGGCATTGCGCGTCTGGAAGATATTGGCGAAGAGCCTGTCGACGCGATCGTCAATCTGGCCGGCGCGCCGATTGCCGATCGGCCGTGGACCCATCGACGCAAAGCGTTGCTGTGGAGCAGCCGCATCAAGCTCACCGAAACCCTGTTGGCGTGGCTCGACACCCGCACACAGAAACCGGCGCTGCTGATTTCCGGATCGGCGATCGGCTGGTATGGCGACGGCGGTGAGCGCGAGTTGACCGAAGAATCGCCGCCAGTGATCGACGACTTCGCCAGCCAGTTGTGCATCGCCTGGGAAGAAACCGCATTGCGTGCCGAATCGCTGGGTATCCGCGTGGTGCTGGTGCGAACCGGTCTGGTGCTGTCGGCCGAGGGCGGCTTTTTGTCGCGGTTGTTGCTGCCGTTCAAGCTTGGGCTGGGCGGGCCTTTGGGCAATGGCCGGCAGTGGATGCCGTGGATTCATATCAACGATCAAATCGCCCTGATTGATTTTCTTCTGCACCGCGAGCAGGCCACTGGTCCTTATAATGCCTGCGCGCCGCAACCGGTGCGCAATCGCGAATTTGCCAAGACGCTGGGCAGCGTTTTACACCGCCCTGCGTTCATGCCGATGCCTACGCTGGCACTGAAGGTCGGCCTCGGCGAGATGTCTTTGTTGTTGCTCGGCGGCCAGAAGGCTCTGCCGGCACGCTTGCTGGAAGCGGGTTTCACTTTCCAGTTCACGGATTTACGCGCGGCCCTGGACGATCTCTCCGGCCGCCTCTGA
- a CDS encoding NAD(P)/FAD-dependent oxidoreductase, with translation MTVPIAIIGTGIAGLSAAQALTETGHTVQLFDKSRGSGGRMSSKRSDAGSLDLGTQYFTARDRRFVTEVQRWQSLGWVAEWAPQLYTYQGGQLNLSPDEQTRWVGTPRMSAITRGLLDGLEVHFACRITEVYRGEEHWHLQDAEGFTHGPFSHVVIATPAPQATALLAAAPKLAGAAAGVKMEPTWAVALAFDTPLDTPIEGCFVQDSPLDWLARNRSKPGRDNTLDTWVLHATSAWSRQHIDLSKEAVIEQLHGAFAELLHSAMPAPSFSLAHRWLYARPATGHEWGTLADADLGLYACGDWCLSGRVEGAWLSGQEAARRLHEHLQ, from the coding sequence ATGACTGTACCTATCGCAATCATCGGCACCGGCATCGCCGGGCTCTCCGCCGCCCAGGCTCTGACAGAGACCGGGCATACCGTGCAATTGTTCGATAAAAGTCGCGGCAGCGGCGGGCGCATGTCGAGCAAGCGCAGCGACGCTGGCTCGCTGGATCTGGGCACGCAATATTTCACCGCGCGCGACCGCCGCTTCGTCACCGAAGTGCAACGCTGGCAAAGCCTGGGCTGGGTCGCCGAATGGGCGCCGCAGCTCTACACCTATCAGGGTGGACAGTTGAATCTGTCGCCGGACGAGCAGACCCGCTGGGTCGGCACGCCGCGCATGAGCGCCATCACCCGTGGCTTGCTTGATGGCTTGGAAGTGCACTTCGCCTGCAGGATCACCGAGGTCTATCGCGGCGAGGAACACTGGCACCTGCAGGACGCCGAAGGCTTCACCCACGGCCCCTTCAGCCACGTGGTGATCGCCACGCCAGCACCGCAAGCGACGGCATTGCTGGCCGCTGCACCGAAGCTTGCCGGAGCGGCTGCCGGAGTGAAAATGGAGCCGACCTGGGCCGTCGCCCTCGCCTTCGACACACCGCTGGATACGCCCATCGAAGGTTGCTTCGTGCAGGACAGCCCGCTCGACTGGCTGGCGCGCAACCGCAGCAAACCGGGGCGCGACAACACCCTCGACACTTGGGTGCTGCATGCCACCAGTGCATGGAGTCGGCAACACATTGATTTGTCCAAGGAAGCGGTGATCGAACAGTTGCACGGCGCGTTCGCTGAGTTGCTGCACAGCGCCATGCCCGCGCCGAGCTTCAGCCTCGCCCACCGCTGGCTCTATGCGCGCCCGGCGACGGGACACGAATGGGGCACACTGGCCGATGCCGATCTGGGCCTGTACGCCTGCGGCGACTGGTGCCTGTCCGGGCGTGTCGAAGGCGCCTGGCTCAGTGGCCAGGAAGCTGCGCGACGCTTGCACGAACACCTGCAATGA
- a CDS encoding TIGR02450 family Trp-rich protein — MNRINPRKLLLSKWTAAHPLNREKHFLVTELFRDEEGTVLEVELQAVLTKRAERLDWQVLRNKDHWLLGWK, encoded by the coding sequence ATGAACCGCATCAATCCGCGTAAATTGCTGCTGTCGAAATGGACAGCAGCTCACCCGCTGAATCGTGAAAAACATTTTCTGGTGACCGAGTTGTTTCGCGACGAGGAAGGCACAGTGCTGGAAGTCGAGTTGCAGGCCGTGCTGACCAAGCGTGCCGAACGCCTCGATTGGCAAGTCCTCAGGAACAAGGATCACTGGTTATTAGGTTGGAAATAA
- a CDS encoding DUF523 and DUF1722 domain-containing protein, with the protein MSDPCVAKPKIAISACLLGAEVRYNGGHKESRLCSRTLTEHFDFVPVCPEVAIGLGIPREPIRLVGDPEHPEAIGTVNPAINVTRPLAEYGEQMAAELDDICGYIFMQQSPSCGLERVKVYHANGAPVNGGGRGIYAQEFCARHPDLPVEEAGRLNDPVLRENFITRVFAYSEWQQVIARGLSRRTLTEFHSRYKYLLMAHNPLQYKTLGKLLGNMAHSDPAELGPHYFSELMAALKKCATRGTHCNVLLHISGYLKQVISAEDKQEMVHVISQYRLGIVPLVVPLTLLKHHFRLHPDPYIAQQVYLQPHPENLSLRNAI; encoded by the coding sequence ATGTCTGATCCTTGCGTAGCCAAACCAAAAATCGCCATCAGCGCCTGTCTGCTCGGTGCCGAGGTGCGCTACAACGGTGGGCACAAGGAATCTCGGCTGTGCAGCCGCACCCTCACCGAGCATTTCGATTTCGTCCCGGTGTGTCCGGAGGTCGCAATCGGCCTGGGCATTCCCCGCGAGCCGATCCGCCTCGTCGGTGATCCAGAACATCCTGAAGCCATCGGCACGGTAAATCCGGCGATCAACGTCACCCGGCCATTGGCCGAATATGGCGAGCAAATGGCCGCCGAACTGGATGACATCTGCGGCTACATCTTCATGCAGCAATCGCCGTCCTGTGGTCTGGAACGGGTCAAGGTCTACCACGCCAACGGCGCCCCGGTGAACGGCGGCGGACGCGGGATCTACGCCCAGGAGTTCTGCGCCCGTCATCCGGATCTGCCCGTGGAAGAAGCCGGTCGCCTCAACGATCCAGTGTTGCGCGAGAATTTCATCACCCGCGTATTCGCCTATAGCGAATGGCAACAAGTCATCGCCCGAGGCTTGAGCCGCCGCACGCTCACCGAATTCCATTCGCGCTACAAATACTTGCTGATGGCGCACAACCCGCTGCAATACAAAACACTGGGCAAACTGCTCGGCAACATGGCGCACAGCGATCCCGCCGAACTCGGCCCGCACTACTTCAGCGAACTGATGGCGGCGTTGAAAAAATGCGCCACGCGCGGCACCCACTGCAACGTGCTGCTGCATATCAGCGGTTATCTGAAACAAGTGATCAGCGCCGAAGACAAACAGGAAATGGTCCACGTCATCAGCCAATACCGCCTCGGCATTGTGCCCTTGGTGGTGCCGTTGACGCTGCTCAAGCATCACTTTCGCCTCCATCCGGACCCGTACATCGCGCAACAGGTTTACCTGCAACCGCACCCGGAAAACCTCAGTCTGCGAAACGCCATCTAA
- a CDS encoding MerR family transcriptional regulator — MNDKLDSSAQEDLGADFKKALDEGWLPIREVARQTGVNAITLRAWERRYGLVVPQRTPKGHRLYSAEHVQRILTILTWLNRGVAVSQVKPLLDTPLAFSESVENDWQRLRQTLLTAVTQLSERSLDDSVNQAMALYPPRTLCEQLLMPLLAELEQRWQGQFGAQMERVFFYSWLRSKFGARIYHNNRQLNAAPLLLINHSDLPLEPHLWLCAWLISSADCPVQVLDWPLPAGELALAVEHLQARGVLLYSSKAMNLAQLPKLLNGVSCPKMLVGPTVCIHHAELSVRTSEIVDLFLAEDPLMAHQVLVQRGLI; from the coding sequence ATGAACGACAAACTCGATAGCAGTGCCCAGGAAGACCTTGGCGCTGATTTTAAAAAAGCCCTCGACGAAGGCTGGCTGCCGATTCGCGAAGTCGCGCGGCAGACTGGCGTCAACGCCATCACCCTGCGGGCATGGGAACGCCGCTACGGGCTAGTGGTCCCGCAACGCACGCCGAAGGGGCACCGGCTCTACTCGGCCGAACATGTGCAGCGAATTCTGACCATCCTCACCTGGCTCAACCGTGGCGTGGCAGTCAGTCAGGTCAAACCACTGCTCGACACGCCACTGGCGTTCAGCGAATCGGTGGAAAACGACTGGCAACGCTTGCGCCAGACGTTGCTGACCGCCGTCACGCAACTCAGTGAACGCAGCCTCGATGACAGCGTCAATCAGGCCATGGCCCTCTATCCGCCACGCACGTTGTGCGAGCAATTGCTGATGCCGCTGCTGGCTGAACTGGAGCAGCGCTGGCAGGGCCAATTCGGCGCGCAGATGGAGCGGGTGTTTTTTTACTCGTGGTTACGCAGCAAATTCGGCGCACGCATCTACCATAACAATCGTCAGTTAAATGCTGCCCCGCTGTTGTTGATCAATCATTCCGACCTGCCACTGGAACCTCACCTGTGGCTATGCGCGTGGCTGATCAGCAGCGCCGATTGCCCGGTGCAAGTATTGGACTGGCCGTTGCCGGCCGGTGAATTGGCACTGGCCGTGGAACACCTGCAAGCCCGTGGCGTACTGCTGTATTCCAGCAAAGCCATGAACCTTGCGCAGTTGCCGAAACTATTGAACGGAGTCAGTTGCCCAAAAATGCTGGTCGGACCAACGGTATGCATCCACCACGCCGAGTTGTCCGTAAGAACTTCCGAGATTGTTGATTTGTTCCTGGCTGAAGATCCGCTGATGGCGCACCAGGTACTCGTTCAGCGTGGGCTGATTTAA
- the phrB gene encoding deoxyribodipyrimidine photo-lyase, which produces MQLIWLRSDLRLHDNTALAAAAARGPTVAVYLLSPQQWLEHDDAPCKVDFWLRNLSELSNSLAALNIPLLIRTAAHWDQAPAELLELCRQLNIEAVHVNEEYGVHESRRDAAVAETLKAEGITFHSHLDQLLFKPGTVLTKTDSYFKVFSQFRKVCYERLHRSMPALIKAPGKQSALQIDSDPIPDSVKGFATPSQSLRDLWPAGEQEARRRLDTFTDAQIDYYQSERDFPAKPGTSQLSAYLAAGVISPRQCLHAALQSNQGEFESGKVGAVTWINELLWREFYKHILVGYPRVSRHRAFRPETEALAWRDAPDELAAWQEARTGLPIIDAAMRQLLETGWMHNRLRMVVAMFLTKNLLIDWREGERFFMRHLIDGDLAANNGGWQWSSSTGTDSAPYFRIFNPLSQSEKFDSEGLFIKHWLPELADLNKKELHNPANLGGLFGAVDYPSPIVNLSDSRQRALAAFKNLPARTSSGGDDE; this is translated from the coding sequence ATGCAATTGATCTGGCTGCGCAGCGACTTGCGCCTACATGACAACACCGCCCTCGCGGCCGCCGCAGCGCGCGGCCCGACGGTCGCGGTGTACCTGTTGAGCCCGCAACAGTGGCTGGAACATGACGACGCCCCCTGCAAGGTCGATTTCTGGCTGCGCAATCTCAGTGAACTGAGCAACAGCCTCGCCGCGTTGAACATTCCGTTGTTGATCCGCACCGCAGCGCACTGGGATCAGGCCCCGGCGGAGCTGCTCGAACTGTGTCGGCAATTGAACATCGAAGCCGTGCACGTCAACGAAGAGTACGGCGTCCACGAAAGCCGTCGCGACGCAGCGGTGGCCGAAACACTGAAGGCCGAGGGCATCACCTTTCACAGCCATCTCGACCAGTTGCTGTTCAAACCCGGCACTGTGCTGACCAAGACCGACAGCTATTTCAAGGTGTTCAGCCAGTTCCGCAAAGTCTGTTACGAACGTCTGCACCGCTCGATGCCCGCCCTGATCAAGGCGCCCGGCAAACAAAGCGCATTGCAGATCGACAGCGACCCGATTCCCGACTCCGTCAAAGGCTTCGCCACACCGAGCCAATCCCTGCGCGATCTGTGGCCCGCCGGCGAACAGGAAGCCCGGCGCCGTCTCGACACCTTCACCGACGCGCAGATCGACTACTACCAGAGCGAACGCGACTTCCCGGCCAAACCTGGCACCAGCCAGCTCTCGGCGTATCTGGCGGCGGGTGTGATTTCGCCGCGCCAGTGCCTGCACGCCGCCCTGCAAAGCAATCAAGGCGAGTTCGAAAGCGGCAAGGTCGGTGCGGTCACCTGGATCAACGAGTTGCTGTGGCGCGAGTTCTATAAACATATTCTGGTCGGCTATCCACGGGTCTCCCGGCACCGCGCCTTTCGCCCGGAAACCGAAGCGCTGGCCTGGCGTGATGCGCCGGACGAACTCGCCGCCTGGCAAGAGGCGCGCACCGGTCTGCCGATCATTGACGCGGCCATGCGCCAATTGTTGGAAACCGGCTGGATGCACAATCGCCTGCGCATGGTCGTGGCGATGTTCCTGACGAAAAACCTGTTGATCGACTGGCGCGAAGGCGAACGCTTTTTCATGCGTCACCTGATCGACGGGGATCTTGCGGCGAACAACGGTGGCTGGCAGTGGAGCTCTTCGACCGGCACCGACTCGGCGCCTTATTTCCGCATCTTCAATCCACTGAGCCAGTCGGAAAAATTCGACAGCGAAGGCCTGTTCATCAAGCACTGGTTGCCGGAACTGGCCGACCTCAACAAAAAAGAATTGCACAACCCGGCCAACCTCGGTGGTTTGTTCGGTGCGGTGGATTATCCGTCGCCGATCGTCAACCTCAGTGACTCACGCCAACGGGCACTGGCAGCCTTCAAGAACCTGCCTGCGCGTACGTCTTCAGGAGGCGATGATGAGTGA
- a CDS encoding nuclear transport factor 2 family protein — MSEFLRRFARQFSALNKDNLQSLGKLYSDDIHFTDPLHEVQGLAQLRDYFGELYANVSELRFDFHGFDQIGDCEGYLRWVMSYRHPRLAGGRVIRVSGCSHLLWHDKVYRHRDYFDAGALLYEHLPVLGRVIAWLKRRMG, encoded by the coding sequence ATGAGTGAATTCCTGCGCCGCTTCGCCCGGCAGTTTTCAGCGTTGAACAAAGACAACCTGCAAAGCCTGGGCAAGCTGTACAGCGATGACATTCACTTCACCGACCCGTTGCACGAGGTTCAGGGGCTGGCGCAGCTACGCGACTATTTCGGCGAGTTGTACGCCAACGTCAGTGAACTGCGCTTCGACTTTCATGGTTTCGACCAGATCGGCGACTGCGAAGGCTACTTGCGCTGGGTCATGAGTTATCGCCATCCGCGCCTGGCGGGCGGCCGTGTGATTCGCGTCAGCGGTTGCTCGCACTTGCTGTGGCACGACAAGGTTTATCGCCACCGGGATTATTTCGATGCCGGGGCGCTGCTGTATGAACATTTGCCAGTATTGGGCCGGGTCATCGCCTGGCTGAAAAGGAGAATGGGATGA
- a CDS encoding SDR family NAD(P)-dependent oxidoreductase, which translates to MSRTPPRRYWLTGASSGIGAALAEEILKTGAHLAVSSRQTAPLKVLSQRYPGQVLVVPGDLTNSQTVREIGEQIAEDWGSLDSVILNAGTCEYVDAKQFDSSIIEHVVRTNLLASSYCIEAALPLLRKGTAPHLIGVASSVTYLPLPRAEAYGASKAGLRYLFESLRIDLADEGIEVTVVSPGFVETPLTAKNDFPMPLSWPVDKAARHIFAKLKDRPLEIAFPALFMAALWPLSKLPSRVQLAIGKRMVRKSPPLTDPT; encoded by the coding sequence ATGAGTCGTACACCTCCACGGCGTTATTGGCTGACCGGTGCCAGCAGTGGCATCGGCGCGGCTCTGGCTGAGGAAATTCTGAAAACCGGCGCACACCTGGCGGTCAGTTCCCGTCAGACCGCGCCGCTCAAAGTCTTGTCGCAACGCTATCCAGGGCAGGTTTTAGTAGTGCCGGGGGATCTGACCAACAGCCAGACAGTGCGCGAAATCGGCGAGCAGATCGCCGAGGACTGGGGTTCGCTGGACTCGGTAATTCTCAATGCCGGCACCTGCGAATACGTGGATGCCAAGCAGTTTGATTCTTCGATCATCGAGCACGTGGTGCGCACCAACCTGCTCGCCAGCAGTTATTGCATCGAGGCCGCCCTGCCGCTGTTGCGTAAAGGCACCGCGCCGCATCTGATCGGCGTGGCCAGCTCGGTGACCTATCTGCCGCTGCCACGGGCCGAAGCCTACGGCGCCTCGAAGGCCGGTTTGCGTTACCTGTTCGAATCGCTGCGCATCGATCTTGCCGACGAAGGCATCGAAGTCACCGTGGTCAGCCCGGGCTTTGTCGAGACACCGCTGACCGCCAAAAATGATTTCCCCATGCCCTTGAGCTGGCCTGTGGATAAAGCCGCGCGGCACATTTTCGCCAAACTCAAGGACCGGCCATTGGAAATCGCCTTTCCGGCGTTGTTCATGGCCGCGCTTTGGCCGCTGTCGAAACTGCCGTCACGGGTCCAACTGGCAATCGGCAAGCGCATGGTGCGCAAGTCACCTCCGCTGACGGATCCGACATGA
- a CDS encoding NAD(P)/FAD-dependent oxidoreductase, translating into MKIAIVGSGIAGLTCAYLLNRRHEVTVFEAGDWVGGHTHTVPVTVDGRQYAVDTGFIVFNDWTYPNFIRLLGQLGVAFKPTEMSFSVTDPDTGLEYNGNNLNSLFAQRSNLFSPGFWGMLRDILRFNKEAQRDLVELRIAADTTLDDYLKAGGYGERFILHYIVPMGSAIWSMPMAEMLNFPLQFFVRFFKNHGLLSVSDRPQWQVIEGGSSAYITPLTAGFKDRIRLNCPVTRVDRDAHGVVIHSPAGLEHFDQVVFACHSDQALQLLAVPSDAERAILGALPYADNEVVLHTDTRLLPTRKLAWASWNYRLSGAGHTHAAVTYDMNILQGIQSDTTFCVSLNQSAGISPDKVLARYTYAHPQFSLAAAAAQQRWGELDGAQHTHYCGAYWANGFHEDGVVSALRVAAAFGETL; encoded by the coding sequence ATGAAAATCGCCATCGTCGGCAGCGGCATCGCCGGGCTGACCTGCGCCTACCTGCTCAATCGCCGCCATGAAGTGACGGTGTTCGAGGCGGGCGACTGGGTCGGTGGCCACACGCACACTGTGCCGGTGACCGTCGATGGCCGCCAATATGCGGTGGACACCGGCTTCATCGTGTTCAACGACTGGACCTACCCGAACTTCATCCGCTTGCTCGGCCAGCTCGGCGTGGCGTTCAAGCCGACGGAGATGAGTTTCTCGGTGACCGACCCGGACACGGGCCTGGAATACAACGGCAACAACCTCAACAGCCTCTTCGCCCAGCGCAGCAATCTGTTTTCGCCGGGGTTCTGGGGCATGTTGCGCGACATTCTGCGCTTCAACAAAGAAGCCCAGCGCGACCTCGTCGAACTGCGCATCGCCGCTGACACCACCCTCGACGACTACCTCAAGGCTGGTGGTTACGGCGAACGCTTTATCCTGCATTACATCGTGCCGATGGGCTCGGCGATCTGGTCGATGCCGATGGCGGAAATGCTCAATTTCCCGCTGCAGTTTTTTGTGCGGTTCTTCAAGAACCATGGGCTGTTGTCGGTCAGCGATCGGCCGCAATGGCAAGTTATCGAAGGTGGTTCCAGCGCCTATATCACGCCGCTAACAGCTGGGTTCAAGGACAGGATTCGTCTCAATTGCCCGGTGACACGGGTTGATCGCGATGCGCATGGCGTGGTTATCCACAGCCCGGCGGGGCTCGAACACTTCGATCAGGTGGTGTTCGCCTGCCACAGCGATCAAGCGTTGCAACTGCTGGCGGTCCCGAGCGATGCCGAACGCGCGATCCTCGGTGCCCTGCCCTACGCCGACAATGAAGTGGTGCTGCACACCGACACGCGTTTGCTGCCGACACGCAAACTGGCCTGGGCGAGCTGGAACTATCGGCTCAGCGGCGCCGGCCACACCCACGCCGCCGTCACCTACGACATGAACATTCTGCAGGGCATTCAGAGCGACACCACGTTCTGCGTAAGCCTCAATCAGAGCGCCGGCATCAGCCCCGACAAAGTGCTCGCCCGTTACACCTACGCCCACCCACAATTCAGCCTCGCGGCGGCGGCCGCACAGCAACGCTGGGGCGAACTGGATGGCGCGCAACACACGCATTATTGCGGCGCCTATTGGGCCAATGGTTTTCATGAGGATGGTGTGGTCAGCGCCTTGCGCGTGGCTGCCGCATTCGGGGAAACCCTATGA
- a CDS encoding DUF1365 domain-containing protein: MNSALYSGWIGHRRFSPRRHEFRYRIGLLYLDLSEQDAVLALSPLAGRSRFAPFSFRETDYLKTFTGRGIRLIDAVRQQVGIAIGHEPQGSICLLTQARSWGLSFNPVSFFYCHEADGQLAAIVCEVTNTPWRERYHYVLPARPPADLQDFHQHFAVAKAFHVSPFLPRDLEYRMSFSPAAQTLGVHMADWQGEHKLFDATLNLQREILDRRSLHRYLRRFPWMTAKTALAIYWQALRLLLKRAPIFAHQAADGSFQTATVPPKEHRHEIL; this comes from the coding sequence ATGAACAGCGCCCTTTACAGTGGCTGGATCGGTCATCGGCGCTTCTCACCGCGCCGCCATGAATTCCGCTACCGGATCGGTTTGCTCTACCTCGACCTCAGCGAACAGGATGCGGTGCTTGCACTGTCGCCGCTGGCCGGACGCAGCCGATTTGCGCCGTTTTCATTTCGTGAGACTGACTACCTGAAGACCTTTACCGGCCGTGGCATACGCCTGATCGATGCCGTACGCCAGCAGGTCGGCATTGCCATCGGCCACGAACCGCAAGGCTCGATCTGCCTGCTGACCCAGGCGCGCAGTTGGGGGTTGTCGTTCAACCCGGTGAGTTTCTTTTACTGCCATGAGGCGGACGGGCAACTCGCCGCAATCGTCTGCGAAGTCACCAACACGCCGTGGCGCGAGCGTTATCACTATGTGCTACCGGCACGCCCGCCCGCCGACCTGCAGGATTTTCATCAGCACTTCGCCGTGGCCAAAGCCTTTCACGTCTCACCGTTTTTGCCGCGCGATCTTGAATACCGCATGAGCTTCAGCCCCGCCGCGCAAACCCTCGGCGTGCACATGGCCGACTGGCAGGGCGAGCACAAATTGTTCGACGCGACACTCAATCTGCAACGCGAAATCCTTGATCGCCGCAGCTTGCACCGGTACTTGCGGCGCTTTCCGTGGATGACCGCGAAAACTGCCCTGGCGATTTACTGGCAGGCGCTGCGGCTGTTGCTCAAACGCGCACCGATCTTTGCTCATCAGGCTGCCGACGGCAGCTTTCAAACCGCCACTGTGCCTCCCAAGGAGCACCGCCATGAAATCCTCTAG
- a CDS encoding cyclopropane-fatty-acyl-phospholipid synthase family protein has translation MKSSSLSVSRLSTNGLTGSLLRRGVLRQLSQLKHGQLMVVEDGERLMFGTPGSALLGEIHVLDSAVWGMVAGNGSIGAGEAFIHGYWSSPDLTAVVRVFVSNLEVLDAMEGGLARLGRPLVQGLHWLNRNTRKGSQKNIAAHYDLGNDLFEQFLDPTMMYSAAQFLTPEDSLEQAQLNKLERICQKLALQPGDHLLEIGTGWGSMALYAAQNYGCRVTTTTLSKEQYAFTAKRIEQLGLQDRVTLLLKDYRDLTGEYDKLVSIEMIEAVGHRFLPTYFKQCAHLLKSNGLMLIQAITIREQRYEQAKRGVDFIQRYIFPGGALPCVQKMLEVVSRDTDMNLLHMEDFGLHYAKTLRLWHENFRRAHGRLSELGYDDYFLRLWEFYLCYCEGGFLERTIGTAQLLLAKPAAMTAPLLGRFDA, from the coding sequence ATGAAATCCTCTAGCCTGTCGGTCAGTCGGCTCAGCACCAACGGTTTGACCGGGTCGTTGCTGCGTCGCGGCGTATTGCGTCAATTGTCTCAGCTCAAACACGGGCAATTGATGGTGGTCGAGGATGGCGAACGGCTGATGTTCGGCACGCCGGGCAGTGCCTTGCTCGGGGAAATCCATGTGCTCGACTCGGCCGTCTGGGGCATGGTCGCCGGCAACGGTTCGATTGGTGCCGGTGAGGCCTTTATCCACGGCTATTGGAGTTCGCCGGATCTGACAGCGGTGGTGCGCGTGTTCGTCAGTAACCTGGAGGTGCTTGATGCGATGGAGGGCGGGCTGGCCCGCCTCGGTAGGCCGTTGGTGCAAGGCCTGCATTGGCTCAATCGCAATACGCGCAAGGGTTCGCAGAAGAACATCGCCGCGCACTATGACCTCGGCAACGATCTGTTCGAGCAGTTTCTCGATCCAACCATGATGTATTCGGCGGCGCAGTTCCTTACGCCCGAAGACAGCCTCGAACAGGCGCAGCTGAACAAGCTGGAGCGGATCTGCCAGAAACTCGCGCTGCAACCCGGCGACCATTTGCTGGAGATTGGCACCGGTTGGGGCAGCATGGCGCTCTACGCCGCACAAAATTACGGTTGCCGCGTAACCACCACGACCCTGTCGAAAGAGCAGTACGCATTTACCGCAAAGCGCATTGAGCAACTGGGCTTGCAGGATCGGGTCACGCTGCTGCTCAAAGACTACCGCGACCTCACTGGCGAATACGACAAACTGGTGTCGATCGAGATGATCGAAGCAGTCGGTCACCGTTTCCTGCCGACCTACTTCAAACAGTGCGCGCACTTGCTCAAGAGCAACGGCCTGATGCTGATCCAGGCGATCACCATCCGCGAGCAGCGCTACGAGCAGGCCAAACGCGGCGTCGATTTCATCCAGCGCTACATCTTCCCCGGCGGTGCCCTGCCCTGCGTGCAGAAAATGCTCGAAGTGGTCAGCCGCGACACCGACATGAACCTGCTGCACATGGAAGATTTCGGCCTGCATTACGCCAAGACCCTGCGCCTGTGGCACGAAAACTTTCGCCGTGCCCATGGTCGTTTGAGCGAGTTGGGTTATGACGATTACTTCCTGCGGCTGTGGGAGTTTTACCTGTGTTACTGCGAGGGCGGCTTCCTCGAACGCACCATCGGCACTGCGCAATTGTTGCTGGCCAAACCGGCCGCGATGACGGCGCCGCTGCTCGGACGCTTCGATGCTTGA
- a CDS encoding DUF2878 domain-containing protein: MLERVANAVLFQLGWLTCVLSGNSLWLLLALAVLVIHLRWISSWAAEGRLILSVVIVGTAVDSLLRGVGVFEFQDQSPLIPLWLMLLWALLATTLRHCLQWSARPWWLASVLGAVGGALSYYAGGRLAGVQFPYGELPTLLGIGLLWALLFPLLHAMARRLAH; the protein is encoded by the coding sequence ATGCTTGAGCGTGTCGCCAATGCCGTGTTGTTCCAGCTCGGCTGGCTGACCTGTGTACTCAGCGGCAACAGCTTGTGGTTGTTGCTGGCGTTGGCGGTGCTGGTGATCCATCTGCGCTGGATCAGCAGTTGGGCGGCTGAAGGCCGTTTGATTTTGAGCGTGGTAATTGTCGGCACCGCTGTGGACAGTCTGTTGCGCGGTGTCGGCGTGTTCGAATTTCAGGATCAGTCGCCGCTGATTCCACTGTGGTTGATGCTGCTCTGGGCGCTGCTGGCGACCACGTTGCGCCATTGCCTGCAATGGAGCGCGCGGCCGTGGTGGCTGGCCAGCGTACTAGGCGCAGTCGGCGGCGCGTTGTCGTATTACGCTGGCGGGCGACTGGCCGGAGTGCAATTTCCCTACGGCGAACTGCCGACCCTGCTCGGCATCGGCCTGCTCTGGGCACTGCTGTTTCCGCTGCTGCATGCGATGGCGCGACGGCTGGCGCACTGA